DNA from Rubripirellula lacrimiformis:
GGGCGCGGCGTGTCGATCGTGCGTTTGGAAAACAGACGCCCCAGTTTGGAAGACACGTTCATGCGATTGGTCGGTTCGGCCGCAGCCTCGCAACGACCAGAACCCGGGCAACAATTCTGATGCGACCATATTTTGCTGTGATCGGGGATTCGTTTCACGCCGCCCTTTCGTCGCGTGTCCTGTGGGTCGCCTTTGTCGCGATCTGGTTGCTGCTGGCATTCCTTTCGCCGATCGGGTGCCGCGAAGACTACACGACAGACTTTCGCGGCCAGGATTTTCATAACGGGACGCGAATGAAGGCGATGCTGGCCCAAGGGTTGGTGGATCCCGATTCGCAGTCGGCCCCGATCGGGCGCATCGCGGCCGCGATGCCAGAAGATTTGCGACGGCAATTGAAACGAGTGGGCGAAGGCGACGAGGTTCGGATTCGATTGTCGGTGCTGGCCGACGCGCTGAACGAATTGCTGGTCGACCAATCCTGGTACGACGCGGCAGCTTGGAAATCGACGCTGCGGCTGCGGGAACTACGCGATTTGGACGAAACCCTTGAAGGCGATTTGACCGATTCATTGGATCGACGCCGGGCCCGATTGCGGATCGAAGCGGCGATGCCCGGCGTGTTCGAATCGCGGTCATCGCGGTCGATGTATCTGACCTACGCAGGCATGGATTTTCCCGCCAACTTGGCCGTGGACAAGACACAGTTTCAAACGTTGATCAATCAATGGGTGCTGCCAACGATCATCAACTGGTTGTTGGGATTCGTGTTGATCTTTTTGGGGATCCTGGTCACCGCTTCGATCATTCCCGACATGTTGCAGCCGGGGTCGTTGCACTTATTGCTTAGCAAGCCGGTGTCGCGATCGCTGTTGTTGATCAGCAAGTTCATCGGTGGTTGCGCCTTTGTGCTGCTATGTGTCACCCAATTGGTCTTGGGGCTGTATCTGGTCGCGGGGCTGCGTTTGGACATCTGGAACGCCCGGCTGTTGTGGTGTATCCCGGTTTCGGTGTTCCTGTTTTCGGTTTTTTACAGCGTTTCGACACTCGCCGGATTGCGTTGGCGTTCGCCGATCTTGGCGATCGGAGTGACCACCATTTTTGGTGCGATCTGTTTGGTGACCGGGGTGATCGGAGGGCTATTCGATGGGCTGGTGACGCGTCCGGATCGGTTGCAGCACATGGTGACCGCCGGTGGCAATCTATTCGCATCCACTCGCGGTGGCGGTCTGGTCCGCCATGACGCCGACGAAAATCGTTGGGTCGAACTTTTCGAAAGCGACGCGATGAACCAGGACCGAGTTGTGCCGCCGGTCAGGCTGGATGACGACACGATCGTGACCGCGCGAGTGCGTGGTGGACGCTTCAATCCGTTCGGTTCGGGGGCGCTGGATTTGTTGGTGCTCCATCAAGCGGACGAATGGGTGCCCGAGCCAAGCGTGCGATTGCCGACGGCCACCAGCTGGTTGTATGCCAGCGGTCCGGATTCTGTTTTGGCGATGAACACCGGCGACCTGTTGATGACCAGCCGCAACCAGATCATGAAGGCCGCTGGCAAACGAGTATCCAACGAAGACACCGGCAGCGATTTGCCCCAGCTGGCCGCCGAAAAAGCCGATTCGTGGTTGTCCAAATTGTCGAACATGATGGGCGGTCAAACGGAAGGGTTTGCACCCGTTTTGCCAGAGGGGATGGCGATCACGCCGCCGAGAGCCATCGCGGTTGATCCACAGGGTGAATTTTTGGTGGTCATGGTGCGGGGGCGATTGGTGCGTTTGGACCGTCCGGATAGTCCAGTTGGCAATCAAGCCGAGGGCCAAACCGGACGTTGGTCCGAAACAGCCCAGCACGTGTTGGATGGCGAAGCGTCGCGGCGGGGAGTGATCGCCATCGAAGGGGATGTCCTGCTGCTCGCTCGCGCCGAGGATCCCATTTTATTGTTCGACGCTGAATCACTTCGGCCGATGACCACCGTAGAGGTTCCCGAGTCGATGATCGGCGTTGGGGCAGTCGGGTTGGGCGACGGTAAACGGTTCGCCTATCTGACCGGCGATGGGTATTGCCGATTGATTCGTCCGGTCGATGGCAATGCCGACGGGGAATCGAAGGGCTATGAAATCAGCCAGCCGATGGGGCCATCGGAAGTCGAGTCCGTCGCTTTTGATCGCCGTGATTCGCTGCTGTATTTGGCTCACCACACCGACCAAGTCGATATCTATTCGGTAGACGACTTGAAGGTGCAAACCCGTATCCGTCCGCTATTGTCGCGCTGGCGGTGGGCCAATCGAATGGTCGTCACCCCGTTGCGAACGGTGATCCCACAAACGGGCGAATTGGGCGAAACGATCGCGGCCATGGTCAGCGGCCAATCGGCTATTTCGGTGTCCGAAAATTCCGAGGACGAAGAACTGGTTCGCTACAAAATCGCCCGGCCGGTGATCAGCTGTTCCGTGTTCATCGTCGTGATGCTGACGATCAGTTGTTACTACTTTTCGACACGCGACTTCTAACGGGCTGGCTGCGGTCCGCCTTGGGGGATGCCCCAGCCAGCGATGGTTGCCGGTTGTCGTCCGGTCCGATCATTTGCCGCCAACGCGGTACAGATTGCTTTTGGTTCGAATCAGCAAGGATTGTCCCAACGGCACTGGGCTGGCGACCGTGAACGGTTCGTCGTCGTCAAGTTCGTTGGACGCAACCACTTTGGGCTCGGGCGACGATAGTGGCCCGATCACGTGGGTGGTTCCGTCTTCGCCGGTGACGTACAGATGATCGCCAGCGACCAATGGTGAACTGCTGAAACTGATCCGCGACTTGGGCACCTGGGTCGACCAAATCGTTTTGCCAGTCTGGATGTCTAGGCAGGACACCGTTCCGCGTGTTGTTTTGCCATCGCTAACCAGGTAGACACGGCCATCGCGGATCGCCGGTGTCGGTACATCGCTGCCGATGTCATCGCGGAACCAGACAACGGCGTCTCGCTCGCGTCCGGCGGCTACCAGTTCGGCGTCGACCGTGGTCAGTGTTTCGCCGCGTGAATAAGGGCACACGATGTACTTGCCCTCGGCAGCAGGAGACGAGATCGAACGAAAGAACTTGTGGTTGGTCGGGTTGAAACCACCGACTTTGCCAAGCAGGTGACCGTCGTCGGCGGAATGCAGCGTCAGGTGGTCGGCGCCCAGCACGGCGATCGCCGGCTTGTCGCCAACGGTCACGGCGATCGGGGTCGAGTAGCTTTGGGCGGCTTCCTCGGGGGCACCTAGCATCCGGTCCTGCTTCCAAAGTTCATCGCCGCTGTTGCGGTCAAAGGCGACCAAATAGCTTGGTCCCGACTGCATCACCGCGACGACGACGGCCGACTTGGTCAACATGGGCGACGATCCCAGGTCCCACCACAACGTGTCTTCGCCGTAGAGGTCCTGCAAATTGACCTGCCATACGATCTTTCCGTCGCTGCTGACACAGCCCAGATCACCGCTGCGGAAGTAAGCGATGATTTGATCGCCATCGACAACCGGCGACGGGTTGCTGCCACCACCCTTTTTGTGCTTGTTCCCGCGGTCGGGGCCCATTTCTGTTTGCCATTGGATTTGGCCGCTGTTGGTGTCGATCGCCATCAACACGTTTTGGCCTTCGATTCCGGAGGTCAGGTAGGCCGTTTGACCGGCGACCACCGGCGTGCTGCTTCCTTTGCCCGGCAACGGGGTCTTCCATGCGATCCCATCGGATTCGTTCCATTCCAGCGGGAAATCGGTGCCCTCGGCAACACCGTTCTGGGAACTGCCACGCCATTGTGGCCAACTTCCATCGGCATGGGCGGATTGCCAGTCCAAGCAACCCGCGATGACGATGGTCGCTATGGCAACCGGGCGAATAATGGACGAAAGGAAAGTCAGGTTCATGGCGGGATTCCGAAGGTGGATCGATTGGTGGGCTTTTCAAGCTTATCCCCAATCCGGGCGAAGGTGGAAGCCGAGACGGCCAATGTTCCAGCGAATTGGGTGGCCCCACCCAGTGGCTTTCGTGAGCAACAGGGAAACCAGAGCAGGGAAACAAGGGCAACCGCGACGACCGAGGTCGGCTAAGATCATAGCGTCGGCTAGAATGTGTATCGACAGACATGGTGGCAGGATTTGCCCAAAGACCTAACCTGGATGGAGCCGTGCCTGGCCTGGATGCGGGCGTGCCTGGATTGGGCCCCACGTGGATTGCGACCGATGCCTGCCCTGATTCGTTGTTCACCTTCCCCGACTTCGCTTCCACCCAAGTTTTCAAATGCATGCAGGGAATGATACCCGTGGAACGGCAAGACTTGACTTGGCTGGTCGATACCTCCGTATCGCCCGAAACATGGTCGCCCGAAACATGGTTGCCCAAAACATGGTCGGCTGTCATCGCTGGGAATCGGGCTTGGTCACGGATCCTAGCGTGATCTGGCCGCGATCGATTGGGTTGGGGGCCAGCATGATGTTGGCGATCAGCCTGATGTTGGGCGGGCCGTCGCTGGCAATGCAGAACGTACCGTCCGGGTCCAGCGTCCCGAAACGGGAACAGCTAGAACAGAACCAACCCCAGCCCGGCCAAGCACCGCTGGAACAGCGTTCGTTGTCCGATGCCCCAGTCGATGAAGGCGGCGATGGAGGCGGCGATGGCCCCGGCGACACAGC
Protein-coding regions in this window:
- a CDS encoding ABC transporter permease, producing MRPYFAVIGDSFHAALSSRVLWVAFVAIWLLLAFLSPIGCREDYTTDFRGQDFHNGTRMKAMLAQGLVDPDSQSAPIGRIAAAMPEDLRRQLKRVGEGDEVRIRLSVLADALNELLVDQSWYDAAAWKSTLRLRELRDLDETLEGDLTDSLDRRRARLRIEAAMPGVFESRSSRSMYLTYAGMDFPANLAVDKTQFQTLINQWVLPTIINWLLGFVLIFLGILVTASIIPDMLQPGSLHLLLSKPVSRSLLLISKFIGGCAFVLLCVTQLVLGLYLVAGLRLDIWNARLLWCIPVSVFLFSVFYSVSTLAGLRWRSPILAIGVTTIFGAICLVTGVIGGLFDGLVTRPDRLQHMVTAGGNLFASTRGGGLVRHDADENRWVELFESDAMNQDRVVPPVRLDDDTIVTARVRGGRFNPFGSGALDLLVLHQADEWVPEPSVRLPTATSWLYASGPDSVLAMNTGDLLMTSRNQIMKAAGKRVSNEDTGSDLPQLAAEKADSWLSKLSNMMGGQTEGFAPVLPEGMAITPPRAIAVDPQGEFLVVMVRGRLVRLDRPDSPVGNQAEGQTGRWSETAQHVLDGEASRRGVIAIEGDVLLLARAEDPILLFDAESLRPMTTVEVPESMIGVGAVGLGDGKRFAYLTGDGYCRLIRPVDGNADGESKGYEISQPMGPSEVESVAFDRRDSLLYLAHHTDQVDIYSVDDLKVQTRIRPLLSRWRWANRMVVTPLRTVIPQTGELGETIAAMVSGQSAISVSENSEDEELVRYKIARPVISCSVFIVVMLTISCYYFSTRDF
- a CDS encoding outer membrane protein assembly factor BamB family protein, which gives rise to MNLTFLSSIIRPVAIATIVIAGCLDWQSAHADGSWPQWRGSSQNGVAEGTDFPLEWNESDGIAWKTPLPGKGSSTPVVAGQTAYLTSGIEGQNVLMAIDTNSGQIQWQTEMGPDRGNKHKKGGGSNPSPVVDGDQIIAYFRSGDLGCVSSDGKIVWQVNLQDLYGEDTLWWDLGSSPMLTKSAVVVAVMQSGPSYLVAFDRNSGDELWKQDRMLGAPEEAAQSYSTPIAVTVGDKPAIAVLGADHLTLHSADDGHLLGKVGGFNPTNHKFFRSISSPAAEGKYIVCPYSRGETLTTVDAELVAAGRERDAVVWFRDDIGSDVPTPAIRDGRVYLVSDGKTTRGTVSCLDIQTGKTIWSTQVPKSRISFSSSPLVAGDHLYVTGEDGTTHVIGPLSSPEPKVVASNELDDDEPFTVASPVPLGQSLLIRTKSNLYRVGGK